GAAAAGAGCATGAAACTACTTGACAATGAAGCGCTAATAGCCTAGATTTACACCAGTTGGAGACCTGGATTTTCAACTAAAAAAGGGACAAATTCAGCAATATACCACTTTTCTCTTTTTGGTTCTTTTTCTCTTTTTTGAGGAAAATTACATTTAGCAACATCCACAAAGGAGGCGTCATGGACGCAATCAGAAAACCGAGCGTAGAAACGCTCGTGAAAATCGGAAAATTCGAATTGACGGTGGTCGCTTACAGGGCTATTACCGAAGCCGAAGCAAAGATGGCCGCAAGGCAATATCTGGCAAACACTAAAAGCCGGTCATATCCAAAGACCGGCAAGGGGAAAATCGTGACTATTATCGGGCACGACGGGCTTTAAACGCTAAAACCGAAAATAGCCTTGGACACAATCTTCATTGCATTCAAGGACGCTTCTTGCGCCTTGAGCGTCTCTTGAATAAATTTTTCAAAATCCGCCTGTTCTAGCATGTGGTAAGTTGGGCCGGCCTTAGCCTCGGCCTCAGCTTCTTTCCATATTTTTTCGTTTTTCTTTGCCATGCCGTTAATATAGATTTGGCGAGGCGATGCGGACGCGAAAAAGTAACAAGTTATTTTTACGGGCAAAAAGAAAGGCCGCCGAGGGCGACCTGAGTTGAAAGAAACCGTGCTTTAATCACACAAAGCCTTTACCACAGCAATCTTTAACCTTTTTCCCGGAATTACAGGGACACTTTGCATTTCGACCAAGCGATCTGTAGTATTTCGCCTTGACATCTTCCGCTTCTTTTACAAAATCTATTTGCTTTTCGGACGGATACCTGAACGAAACGACTGTCCGCCGGTCTTTATTAGTTATGCAAAAATCTCCAAGGGTAATCACGTTCATTCCGATAATCATATCGAAATCATTTATGGATTTTGTCGAAAGCAGCTTGACATTCCTGACAATGACCTTGTTGAGCAGTTCTATATCGGCAATGTAAACATTGACCTTGGAAGAACCACCAGCGTGATTCATGGTTGCTTCACTTATCTTAGTCAGCCCAATTTTTTCAGCAAAACTTTCAGAAATAACACACTGCGTAGCGCCAGTATCCCACAAAGCATTCAATTTAACCTTGTCTACAGATCCTGGTTTCGAAACAAAAGCGTCGGACTTTATCCTGTGGGTTATCCCGTTATAAGTAATCGTAAACGAAAGACTCATCCGATGAGTCCCATAGTAGAAACCGTCGCTGTATAAGCCTCCTCGCCAGGAATACACGTCTGAAGAGAGAAATTACCCTCGCCAAACATGCCTACACCTTCAGAATAAGCCTCGCCAACAGAATCATAAGCACCGACAAGCTCATCGCCATGAAACAAGAGCTCTTTTCCACAATACTTCTCGACAAGTTCGCTCTGGTGAGCAATGAAGTAATCTAGCGCTTTTGCGTGAATATCTGTAACCATATGACAAATATACATTTTTTACAATTTTAAACAAAACCACATTTTACATCATTTTTGTAAAACGACGGCGTTTTATTCATTTTGTAAGAAATAAATTACATATTAAACCGGGCTTTTCCAGCCTTCGGCGCGGACGAACCAGTAGGCCCACACGGGCACGCCCTTGACCTTGCAATCGGGCAGGCGGGCGCACTCGATCATCCAACGGACGTAATCCTGGTAGTAAATCTGGATGTCGCCCTTTTCGCCGTGACGGAGCGCCGGCAGGCCTTCGCGCACCCAGGTGTAGACAGCCTTTGGCGTAACGCCCTCCTTGGCGGCGAGTTCCTTGGGGCTGTACTTGCCCATGTCGGGCTTTGCAGCCAGGGCCTCGGCGCGGCTCGCCACGATGCAGAAAAGCGGACGATCCATCGACTATTCCGCATTCTCGATTTCAAGCGTTTCCGTTTCGGAAAGTTTCGTGGACCATTTTTCGAGTTCGCTGGTAAGTTCATCGTCCACCTTCTTCAATCCGGCAATCATCAGCTTGTGAATCTGCTCGTAGGACAGTTTGAGTTTTTCGCCCTCCTCGGACAGTTTGACATGCTCGCGTATAAGAATCCTGAACGACTTGATGCACGTGATTCTTGCCTTGCAGTATGTGACTTCCATTTCCTTAGCGTTCATACCTTTTCCTTGGTTAAGTTCGTTGCTATCCCCATTTCTTCCAGGAAGCGGTTGTGCGCGTTGAGTAGCCGTTTCTTGAAGAAATCCTCCTGCTCGGCAAAAGTCTCGCCGAAAAGCTCGTAATCGGTAGCGCCCATTTTCTTGAGCTTGTAGATGACGTCGTACACCGGCGTATTGGTCCCTGCGGCCCATTTATACACGGTCTCCGGCTTCACGCCAACCTTCTTGGCAAGTTCCTTCTGTGTGATGCCTATGCGGGCCACGAATTCTTTAACTTTAAACTTTGGCATGCATATAATATAACAAAACTTTTATAAAAAATACAAATTTTTTATAAAAATTATCATAAAAAATATAAAAACTTGTATAAAAAGTATTATATTTGAGAAAAACACACCGAAACGATAGGCAAAAGCACGGCATGAAGACGATTGGACGCATCTACGCAGTTTTACTTGAATGCTTTACCGCCCGCATCAGCGCCGAAGAGGCCCTGGAAGCAATCCGCAAGATCCTGATGATGTAAGATACCCAGCATCTTTTTTTTTGTAAGAAATAAATTATAAAAATTGTCAAAATATATATTGACAATAGTAAAAATATAATGTATATTATAGACATGGAAATCAAAGTGAAAGAGATGATAAAGCTTCTTGAGTCGAACGGATTCCGGCAAGTCAGGTCAAAGGGTTCGCACTTCCGCTACGCTGACGACAAGGGACACAAGGTCACGATACCGGCAGGGCACGGAATGAACGAAACCTTGAAACCCGGAACCGCAAAGTCGATAAAGAAGCAGGCGGGGCTGAAATAGGCCCCTCCCCTCTCTTTGAAAAGTACACAAGACGAAGACAACAATTAGAAGACGAGGTATAAGATGTACTACACTGCAAAACTCACCAAAGAAAAAGACGGCGGCTACTCCGTAAGCTTCCCCGATCTGGACGGGTGCTTTACGCAGGGCGACACCCTTGAAGAAGCGCTCGCAATGGCGAACGAGGCGATGGAACTTACCCTCGAAGATGTGTTCGACGGCGACCCGCTGCCGGAATGCAAGACAAAAGCCAACGAGAAGAAGGGACTCTACCGCATCGACGTGGACCCGGAACTCGCTATCGCGCTCCAGGTGGCCGCAGCTCGCGGCAAGGTGCCACAGGCAACCGTCGCCCGCGAAATGGGCATGACCAAGCAAGCCTACCAGCGCCTTGAAGACCCGAAGGCGAACCTGAGCGTCAAGATGCTTAAGCGCATCGCCGAAAGCATGGGCAAGCGCCTGGAAGTCCAGTTCGTGTAACTCGCACCTCACACAAAAAAAATATAGCCCGGAGAAATCCGGGCTTTTGTCGTCAGCAAAAAAAGATCAGTGGATTTTGCGGATT
This genomic stretch from Fibrobacter sp. UWP2 harbors:
- a CDS encoding type II toxin-antitoxin system HicA family toxin, encoding MEIKVKEMIKLLESNGFRQVRSKGSHFRYADDKGHKVTIPAGHGMNETLKPGTAKSIKKQAGLK
- a CDS encoding retroviral-like aspartic protease family protein is translated as MSLSFTITYNGITHRIKSDAFVSKPGSVDKVKLNALWDTGATQCVISESFAEKIGLTKISEATMNHAGGSSKVNVYIADIELLNKVIVRNVKLLSTKSINDFDMIIGMNVITLGDFCITNKDRRTVVSFRYPSEKQIDFVKEAEDVKAKYYRSLGRNAKCPCNSGKKVKDCCGKGFV
- a CDS encoding type II toxin-antitoxin system HicB family antitoxin; translated protein: MYYTAKLTKEKDGGYSVSFPDLDGCFTQGDTLEEALAMANEAMELTLEDVFDGDPLPECKTKANEKKGLYRIDVDPELAIALQVAAARGKVPQATVAREMGMTKQAYQRLEDPKANLSVKMLKRIAESMGKRLEVQFV
- a CDS encoding helix-turn-helix transcriptional regulator; translation: MPKFKVKEFVARIGITQKELAKKVGVKPETVYKWAAGTNTPVYDVIYKLKKMGATDYELFGETFAEQEDFFKKRLLNAHNRFLEEMGIATNLTKEKV